One bacterium genomic window, TACATGGTCCATAGAGCCATCCTCGGCTCGCTGGAGCGGTTCTTTGGCGTGCTGATTGAGCACTATGGCGGGTACTTCCCGATGTGGATTGCGCCGGTGCAAGCGAAAGTGATTCCGATTACGGACAAGCAGATGGATTATGCCATTGCAGTCCAAAAACAGCTCAAAGCCGCAGGAATCCGCTCGGAACTGGATGATCGATCTGAAAAGATCGGTTACAAGATTCGCGAAGCGGAAACGGCCAAGATACCGTATATGCTGGTTCTTGGCGGAAAAGAGGCTGAAAGCGGTCAGGTGAGTCTAAGGCATCACGGCGAAGGGGACGTCGGTGTTTTTGCCTTAGAGGACATAATTAAGCGATTTAACGATGAAGTTCGCTCGCGAGAACTGCCAAAGCAGCTGGTCAGCTAATTTCTTCTATTCGATTGATAGCCAATAGCTTCATTTTTTACTTGGCAGATGGGGCGACGTTTTGTATAATTACAGACTTTCTGCTAAGGTAGCGGGAAGTAATATTTTGCGCCGGAGGTAAGGTAATAAGCAAGAGAAAGCCAGAAATCAGAGTAAACGCGATGATTCGCATCCCCGAGGTTAGGGTGATTGACCATGATGGCCAGCAAGTTGGTGTGATGCAGACCAGAGATGCTCTTGAACTGGCGATGAGTCGCGGACTCGACTTAGTCGAGATTTCACCGACGGCAAGGCCGCCGGTTTGCAAAGTCCTCGATTTTGGCAAATATAAGTACGAACTGCAAAAGAAGACGCGTGTCACCAAGAAAAAGCAACATGCGATCACTATGAAGGAAATGCAGTATCGGCCGAAGATCGACGAGCATGATTATCAGTTCAAGACACGACACGTTATTGACTTCCTTAAGGAAGGTCACAAGGTGAAGGTCTTGGTGCAATTCCGCGGACGCGAAATGGCGCACAAAGAGTTTGGTGAGAGAGTAATGGACCGTCTGGCCGCCGATTTGGCGGATGTCGCCGTAATCGAGATTCCGGCAAGAATGGAAGGTTCGACGCTCTCGATGGTCGTAAATCCGAAGAATGAGCCTCAGAAGCATAAAGGAACAGACGATGCCGAAGGTGAAAACGAATAGAGCTGCAGCAAAGCGTTTTAAGAAAACGGCGAGCGGCAAGATCAAACATAAACAGGGATTTGCTCGGCATATCCTCAGCAAGAAATCAGCGAAGCGCAAGAGACAATTGCGTAAGTCCGCCTATGTTAGCAGTGCGGATCAGAAGAAGCTGAAGTACCTGCTTCCGTACGGTTAATCTGATTAGAACTTGGATAAGGAGTTGAGATAGTATGCCACGCGCAACAAATAACGTAGCTTCTCGTGCCCGCCGCAAGAAAGTACTGAAACGGGCAAGAGGAGGCTTCCATGGCCGCAGCAAGCTTCTAAGAACCGCTAAGGAGACCGTACAGAAGGGTCTAACCTATGCTTATCGTGATCGTCGCAATCGGAAACGCGACTTCCGCCGTCTTTGGATTACCCGCATATCAGCTGGTTGTCGCATGGCTGGCGTGAGCTATTCAGTGTTCATGAACGGCCTAAAGCGGGCCGGTATTGAGCTTGATCGCAAGGTTCTTGCTGATATGGC contains:
- a CDS encoding translation initiation factor IF-3 is translated as MIRIPEVRVIDHDGQQVGVMQTRDALELAMSRGLDLVEISPTARPPVCKVLDFGKYKYELQKKTRVTKKKQHAITMKEMQYRPKIDEHDYQFKTRHVIDFLKEGHKVKVLVQFRGREMAHKEFGERVMDRLAADLADVAVIEIPARMEGSTLSMVVNPKNEPQKHKGTDDAEGENE
- the rpmI gene encoding 50S ribosomal protein L35, which encodes MPKVKTNRAAAKRFKKTASGKIKHKQGFARHILSKKSAKRKRQLRKSAYVSSADQKKLKYLLPYG
- the rplT gene encoding 50S ribosomal protein L20, whose amino-acid sequence is MPRATNNVASRARRKKVLKRARGGFHGRSKLLRTAKETVQKGLTYAYRDRRNRKRDFRRLWITRISAGCRMAGVSYSVFMNGLKRAGIELDRKVLADMAVRDNATFVKLTELAKSA